A stretch of DNA from Planococcus antarcticus DSM 14505:
ACGTGTGGAAGCATGGGACCATCTGCCGACACATCCCGACATCAGTCACTTTGGCGATCCGGAACACAACGAATGGAAACAATTTTTTATCGGAGACGATAGCGAGCCGATTCAAGGAAAATGCCCATTTACCCATAAAGAAATGAAATAATAGGCGATACTTCACTATTTTCTAACTAACTGAAAAAGAGCCGTACCGGAAGCAATTCCGGCACAGCTCTTTTTTCGGTTTACAGATACTCTATACTAGGGTAAGACTATAATGTAGCCTTTAGGTTTTTGGGATTTGTTAAAGAGATGCAGTCGTTTTCCGCTCATACAGAAGAACTTCCCTGCTCACATTGAATGCTTCGTCTTGATCGAGTGTCAAAATATCCAACAGCCTTGTTATGGCTTCTATCCCGAGATTGGCAAGGCTGTCCGCCGTGCCGACAGAAGTTAAGCTCAAGGCTGAATGCTGTCCCATTTCTGTGTTACCAATGCCGATGATGCTGACGTCTTCAGGAATTTGATAGCCTGCTTCTTGGTAGAAATCCATCAGCTGGATGGCGATTTCGTCTGTAGCAGCTACAATACCGGTCGGTTTTTTCTTTAAAACCTGAAGGTCCTCGAACACGTTCAACAGAGAAGCTTTATCTGTATCAGCAATTACCAGCCGCTTTTTACGTATTTTACTTTTAACTTCCTGAAGTGCATGGATAAATCCCTGGAAGCGCTCTTTGTAAGTGGGGTTATTTAACGGTCCGCCGACCCAGGCGATTTCCTGATGATTGCTGCCGAGCAGATGGCTTGCTGCAACATAGCCAGCCTCCACATTATTTAGCCCAATTGAGTGCTGGCTGCCGGGATAGCTTGAATTGAGTAGGATGAAAGGAATTTTTGACTGAAGCATCCTTTCATAAACCGCCTCATTAAGTTGAACCGACGTCAAAATTAAACCATCTGCTTTACTTGAAAGCACAGTGTCATAGGTTTCAAGTTCATTTTCTTTCGTAACAAAATGAACGTTGACTTGGTAGCCTTGTTGTTTTGCAAGGCTTATAATCGAAGGAGCAGAACCAATGAAGATTGGATCATCCAAAGGTCCTGCGATCAGGCTGATTGTTTTGATGGTTCTGGCTACAGGCACCGTATCTTCAGTACCTGTTGCCGAATAGTTCAATTCATTGACGGCAGCCATCACTTTGTCATACGTATCTTTTTTCACTTGATCCGGTTTGTTCAGTACACGTGAAACAGTTGTCTGTGAAACACCTGCACGCTTTGCTACATCAGTAGTTGATACCAAATTCATCACCCTGCTTTCTTTTATTTGTCCACCTTACCCAACCATTCATTTTCCGAGTCATTACAATTTTATTTACTTATTCATTATACCACGCCAATGCGTAATCTACACATGTAAAAAATAAAAATCGTACCATAAACTACATTTGAATAGTTAATAATTATTCAAACATCAAGAAGAAGGGGATGAATAAAATTCATGAATAAAGAAAAATACCTTGAACGATTCAACGCTGCCCTTATTCAGGAGAATTTCTTGCAGAATTTGGCTGAGCTCCAATCTTTGCATATGCAGAATATCCCTTTTGAAAATTTAGATGTCATCCGCAAGACGCCGATTTATTTGAATATCGAAAATATTTATGACAAAATCGTTAACCATCACCGCGGCGGCTATTGCTATGAGTTGAATGGCTTGTTCCACTGGTTGCTGAAGCAACTGAATTTTGATGCAAAACTGATTTCTGCCACTGTCCAAAAACCTGATGGCACTTGGTCAAAAGCCGATACACACGCTGCAATCCTGGTAAAGCTTGATACTCTCTATCTTGTCGACGCCGGATTTGGTGATTCCACCATCAGTCCAATTCCAATTGGCGGTGAACGTCATACCGATCACAGCGGTACATACCGTGTC
This window harbors:
- a CDS encoding LacI family DNA-binding transcriptional regulator, whose amino-acid sequence is MNLVSTTDVAKRAGVSQTTVSRVLNKPDQVKKDTYDKVMAAVNELNYSATGTEDTVPVARTIKTISLIAGPLDDPIFIGSAPSIISLAKQQGYQVNVHFVTKENELETYDTVLSSKADGLILTSVQLNEAVYERMLQSKIPFILLNSSYPGSQHSIGLNNVEAGYVAASHLLGSNHQEIAWVGGPLNNPTYKERFQGFIHALQEVKSKIRKKRLVIADTDKASLLNVFEDLQVLKKKPTGIVAATDEIAIQLMDFYQEAGYQIPEDVSIIGIGNTEMGQHSALSLTSVGTADSLANLGIEAITRLLDILTLDQDEAFNVSREVLLYERKTTASL
- a CDS encoding arylamine N-acetyltransferase family protein, which encodes MNKEKYLERFNAALIQENFLQNLAELQSLHMQNIPFENLDVIRKTPIYLNIENIYDKIVNHHRGGYCYELNGLFHWLLKQLNFDAKLISATVQKPDGTWSKADTHAAILVKLDTLYLVDAGFGDSTISPIPIGGERHTDHSGTYRVEKADELFYDLIREKDDTEKLLYRFATTEKQLADFHEGCVFNQVSKNSPFTHDDLITRTTADGRITLSGHQLTRSENGNKEKIELSSADKKRVLKEEFGIDWDALGK